In the Campylobacter concisus genome, TTACATTTATAGCTCCAAGGCTAGCTTTATAGTCACTTATAGCGATAGAATTTACAGCTTGCATGATGTAATCAACTATGTAGTTTGCGCCAAGGCCAAAGCCAACGCAGCCTATCATTAGGATGATCATACCAAGAACCATGCCTATTGGACTCTCTTTAGCATTTTCCCAAATTTTTTGATCTCTTGGAGTACCTGCAAAGATAACAGCGTAAAGTTTGAGGTGCATACCGACTAAAACGCCTGTTAGTGCAAGAGCTACGACGCCAAGCGTAAATGCATATCTAACTAATGTTCCCTCGCCCATCGCGCCTTGAAGCATACCTTGATATGTAAACCACTCTGAAACAAAGCCATTTACTGGAGGTAAAGCTGCGATACCCATAATACCTATAAACATACCAAGGCTTGTCCATGGCATCTTTTTAGCAAGACCACCAAGGATGTCCATATTTTGTGTATGAGTAGCGTGGATAACCGAACCAGCGCAAAGGAAAAGTAGACCTTTAAATATAGCGTGGTTAACTACGTGGTAGCAACCTGCTAGAAAACCTACTGCTGCAAGTGTTAAATTTCCAGCTGCAACGCCGTAAATTCCTGTGCCAAGACCTAGCAAGATGATGCCTATGTTCTCAACTGAGTGATAAGCAAGCAAGGCTTTAAAGTCGTGTTGGCAAAGAGCGTATAAAACACCAAATAGTGAGCTAGCTGCACCAAGAGCGAGTATTGTAAGTCCAAAATATGTACTAAGTGGTAAGTAAAGTGTAAATTTAACTAGTGTAAATAGAGCAACTTTAATCATAACGCCTGACATAAGGGCTGAAACGTTTGATGGGGCTGCTGGGTGAGCTTGTGGAAGCCAAACGTGAAATGGCCACATACCAGCTTTGCTACCAAATCCAACTAGGAATAGTATAAATGTAGCAACAGAAGCGCCAAATGGCATCTTAACACCCATGAACGCACTAAATTCTGTACTTCCTGCGTAGTATGCAGTGATAAGCAAGCCACAGGTGATACAAAATGCACCGATTTGTGCGATACCAAGATATACCATGACCGCTTTTAAAGTGTTTTTGCCATCATTTACTATGATAAGGAACGATGAGATAAGAGTCATAAGCTCCCATAAAACGACAAAGCAAAATACATTATCAGCGCTAATTACTAGAAGCATTGAGAGTATAAATGTATTAAACAAACATGCAAATACGCCAACGTTTGCTTTTTTGATGTACTCATCTGCATAGCTCATACCATAAACGCTACTTGCAAATCCGATGAAAACAACGACAAAGCTAAAGAAATTTCCAAGTGGATTTAGCGCAAATTTTGGCGAATATAAAAAGCCATCCGCAAGAGCAAAACTATCGCTTACTCCCATATTTGCAACAAAGTGACACATCGCGTAAAAACAGCTTAAAGCGCTTAGACCAAAACCAACCTTTACAGCGGCCTTTGGAGCACAATAAAGCAAGATGCTAACGACGGCACTTACAAGAAATAGCATATAAACCGTAGTCATCTTATGCTCCTTGTCCGTTTAAAATTTTAGTAGCAAATTTATTCGCTGCTTCATAATCTATCCTCTTGCCAAGTTTATGTTTACCCTCTTCTGGATCAATCATAACAAGAGCACTCGTTGGACAGACATCAACGCAAGCTGGTCCATTTTCACGACCAAAGCACATATCGCATTTAACAGCGATATTTTTTGCACCTGATTGTGACTCTATCTCAAGGTTGTACTTTGGCTCGACAGCGTAATTTACTGAAGGCATAAGCTCTGCACTTGAGCTTATTGCACCGTAAGGACAAGCGATCGTGCACATCTTACAGCCTATACAAATTTCCTCGTGAAGCTCGATGCAATTATCATTAAATCGCAATGCCCCAGTTGGACACACATTCGCACAAGGACCATCGTCGCATTGTCTGCACTGAGTTGGCATAACGCCAGTAGCTTCTCTTAGCACACTTAGCCTTGCACGTGACAGCTTGCCGCGTTCATAAGCGCTCTTAAAACATGCAGCCATGCAGGTTGCACATCCTATACAGCGTTTATAATCGGCAATCACAAATTTATGTTTTTTCATAAATTCCTCCCATTAAACAAGGCCAAACTGCCCTGCTCACTTTTAAAGTGATGGTTAGTCACCAAAATAGAGATAGTTAAATTTTTATTTAACATCTCAAACGCTCCTTCCTAATTTTTGTAATAATTCTATAACTTACAATGAATAAATTCCGTCATCTATCTGACAAATTTTGTATTTTTAGAATTAAATTTTTATTTTATATATCTTTAAGATTATCTACTTAATATCGATTTTTAGGTATGTTTATTTGCTAAAGGATAATATTTATTAATAAAATTTTCCTATAAAGAGTAAAAATATCTTAATTAAGTTTAAATTTACAAGTTAATTATTTAAGCTCGGGTTAATTAAATAAAGCTGAAATTTAAAAATCTAAAATATAATCCGACCTTTAAATTTAAAAGGCTTTTTATGGGAATTTTTATAGTTATACTTTTGCTTATTGTTGCAGTTTTTGTATTTATGAGATTTGCCCCAGTTTTTGGTGGCGTGCCAGATATTAAAAGCCAAAAGCTGATAAAGGCTTCGCCAAATTTTAACGGCAAAGTTTTTATAAATTTAGAGCCGACAATTGATATGGTAAAGAAAAGTCCGCAAGCATCTATGACAAAATTCGTCCTGCAAGCGCTCTTTCCACCAAAGGGCAAGCTACCAAAGCAACCTTTGCCAAATTTAAAATTTGATGCAAAAGCCCTCAAAAATGGCGAGTTTATCTGGCTTGGGCACGTTAGCCTCATCTGTAAGCTTGATGACAAAACCATCATCACAGACCCAGTTTTGCACCGAGCATTTCCACTGCCAATTGGCGGTAAGCCCTTTTATGCTATCGCCGCTAGTGACTACCCAGATGTGATCGACATCGCCCTCATCTCGCACGATCACTACGATCATCTTGATTACAAAACGATCCTTGAGCTAAAAGATAGAATTTGCAAGTTTCTAGTGCCGCTTGGTGTAAAAGCTCACCTTGTAAAATGGGGCGTTGATAAAGACAAAATTTATGAGTTTGACTGGTTTGGTGATCAAAAAATAGGAAATTTAAACTTCACGTTTTGTCCTTCAAGGCACTTTAGTGGGCGCACATTTAAAAGAAATACGACGCTTTGGGGTGGCTGGGCGGCTCAAAAGGCTGGCTTTAGCTTTTATTTTAGCGGAGATGGCGGATACGGCAAGCATTTTAAGATGATAAATGAGAAATTTAGCGCCTTTGATCTAGTTTTTATCGAAAATGGTGCTTACGGCGATGGCTGGCCTTACGTGCATATGAAGCCAGAGGAGTCAGCGCAAGCACTAAAAGATCTTGGTGCAAAGCTTGGTATGCCGGTGCACTGGGGCAAATTTGATCTATCTTATCACGCTTGGGATGAGCCGATCAAGCGTTTTGAAAAGGCAGCGACAAAACTTGAGCTAAACTACGCAACGCCGATGATCGGAGAAGTTTTCACCGCACAAAATCAGCCTAGGAAAAAGTGGTGGGAGAAAATTTAGGAATAAAATTTGCTCTAAATTTTAAAATCCAAAAGGAAATGCTGATGAAAATTTCTGAAAATTTAGCAAATCTAAAAAATATCATCGATAAAGCTGCAAAAAACGACCTTGATATGAGCGCAACTGGAAGCTTTTTACAAAATTTAGAAAAAGCAAATAAAGAGACTGAAAAAATTTATAAACAGCTAGAAAAAGAGTTAAAAAGCGATGCGCAAATGTTTAAACAATTTGACTTTATGCAGATGATAACAAAGCTTCAATACGGCAACCTAAAGCCAAATGAACGTGAAAAACTGCCCAATAAAATGAGCAAGATCGCCAAAGAAATTTAGTTTTAAATAGGCTTGATGCGGAGCTAAATTTTACTATTTCTGTGGAATTTGGTGGGTTTTGGTGAGTGATTTGCTTAAAAT is a window encoding:
- a CDS encoding proton-conducting transporter membrane subunit — translated: MTTVYMLFLVSAVVSILLYCAPKAAVKVGFGLSALSCFYAMCHFVANMGVSDSFALADGFLYSPKFALNPLGNFFSFVVVFIGFASSVYGMSYADEYIKKANVGVFACLFNTFILSMLLVISADNVFCFVVLWELMTLISSFLIIVNDGKNTLKAVMVYLGIAQIGAFCITCGLLITAYYAGSTEFSAFMGVKMPFGASVATFILFLVGFGSKAGMWPFHVWLPQAHPAAPSNVSALMSGVMIKVALFTLVKFTLYLPLSTYFGLTILALGAASSLFGVLYALCQHDFKALLAYHSVENIGIILLGLGTGIYGVAAGNLTLAAVGFLAGCYHVVNHAIFKGLLFLCAGSVIHATHTQNMDILGGLAKKMPWTSLGMFIGIMGIAALPPVNGFVSEWFTYQGMLQGAMGEGTLVRYAFTLGVVALALTGVLVGMHLKLYAVIFAGTPRDQKIWENAKESPIGMVLGMIILMIGCVGFGLGANYIVDYIMQAVNSIAISDYKASLGAINVTSPIGSMISTPLIALVLCSTMILPFIILAVMKANRDKPRETDPWACGFKYSSRMQMTGGPFTGDLRKIMQWLFRADKKIVTRNYFDAVEYHNHPKDIWWGMFYEPVIKWCMKFADKLGIVQSGYTNVYTLYILVYLCAILAVGYFLV
- a CDS encoding MBL fold metallo-hydrolase codes for the protein MGIFIVILLLIVAVFVFMRFAPVFGGVPDIKSQKLIKASPNFNGKVFINLEPTIDMVKKSPQASMTKFVLQALFPPKGKLPKQPLPNLKFDAKALKNGEFIWLGHVSLICKLDDKTIITDPVLHRAFPLPIGGKPFYAIAASDYPDVIDIALISHDHYDHLDYKTILELKDRICKFLVPLGVKAHLVKWGVDKDKIYEFDWFGDQKIGNLNFTFCPSRHFSGRTFKRNTTLWGGWAAQKAGFSFYFSGDGGYGKHFKMINEKFSAFDLVFIENGAYGDGWPYVHMKPEESAQALKDLGAKLGMPVHWGKFDLSYHAWDEPIKRFEKAATKLELNYATPMIGEVFTAQNQPRKKWWEKI
- a CDS encoding 4Fe-4S dicluster domain-containing protein gives rise to the protein MKKHKFVIADYKRCIGCATCMAACFKSAYERGKLSRARLSVLREATGVMPTQCRQCDDGPCANVCPTGALRFNDNCIELHEEICIGCKMCTIACPYGAISSSAELMPSVNYAVEPKYNLEIESQSGAKNIAVKCDMCFGRENGPACVDVCPTSALVMIDPEEGKHKLGKRIDYEAANKFATKILNGQGA